GAAATAAAAGGCCTGGCTGACGTTCAGCTCCTGGCGCTTGTAGGAAGCGTAAACGTTGACGTTGAAGCGCCAGGCCTTCGGCGTCATCCGGGTGTGAGTCCAATCGCCCTTCACGATGACGTATTCCTCGGTGTCGGCGCCGAAGCCGAAATGCAAGAGCCGAGGCTTGCCGGCGAAGGTATGCTGGGTGACCGAAAAACCCTCGGGCCCCGGCGGCTTGTCGCAGTTCGGCGTGAAGTAGCTGCTTTGGAGCAGGCCGTTCTCCTCGATGCGCCGTTCGCTCAAGGCCAGCCAATCGTTGTTGTAAGTCTTGCCGAAGCGAAAGGCGTCGAAGCGGCGCAAGACCCCCGATTCCATCTTGTCGATCGGTTCGACCTCGATCGAGCCCAAGACCTGCTTCTCGCCGGCGTCGACCTCGAGCACGACCTCGCCGGAGTCGATGTTGGCCCGACTCTCGACCCGGGCACAGGGATAGCCCCGGGCCTGGAGCCGGGATCGGGCCCAGTTTTCCATGTGGTCGAGGAACTTCGGCGTCAGCACCCGGCCCCTCACCAGCCGCCGCTGCTTGGGCTTGAGCTCGGGCGGGGCATTCTCGGCCCGAAACCCGCTGACTCGGCTGCGGGTGCCGGGGTAGACGACCAAGCCGTCGCCCTCCTCGCTGAAGACCGGTGTGAAGTAGCCTCGGCTTTGGAGAAAGGTGCCGAGATGAAACTTAGCCTGGCTGAGCGGAATATGCTCCCAGGCCTTTTCTTTGGGATCGCCGCAAATGAAGATTTTTTCGAGGTTATTGAACTTGAGGTTCTTGCCGGCGACCAGCCGGACCCGGCCATTGGGGCAGAGGTCGAAGCTCCGAAGGCGATCGGCCCCTCGGCTTGGGGTCGGCAAGCCTATGACCAAGGCCAGCAGCGGGAAAGCGACGCGATGGAGCCTCGGAGTCCGCACGACCCGGCTCTAACACAAGCTTGGAATGAGGGCGAATCTTAGTAGGGGAGGATCCTAGAAAACCAACAGCGATCTTTTTTCGAAGTCCTTCAGACGGACCGGCACCCGCTTGGCGCCCCAGCGGCCGGGCTTGGCCTCGAAGACCCCGGGCAGCGGGGTCGAGCAGTATTTGCAACGGCCCTGCTCGTCGAGGTTCCAAGCGGTCAGGACGAACCAATCGCGGCCGATCAATAGTTTGCCGCAAGCGCTGCAATAAGTGCTGCCGCCGTCGCCGTCATGGACATTGCCGGTGTAAACGTAACGCAGGCCGTTCTTGAGGCCGATGCTCCGGGCCCGGGTCAGGGTCGCCGGCGGCGTCGGCGGCCGGTCGAGCATTTTGTAGTCGGGATGGAAGGCGGTGAAATGCAGCGGCACGTCGGGGCCAAGGTTCTCCCGAATCCACTGGGTCTCTTCCTCGATCTCCTTGTCGGAGTCGTTCAAGCCGGGGATGAGCAAGGTCGTGATCTCGAACCAGACCTTGGTTTCATGCTTGAGGTATTGGAGCGTCTCCAAGACCGGCTCGAGCTTGGCGCTGCAAATCTTGGCGTAGAACTCCTCGGTGAAGCCCTTCAAA
This region of bacterium genomic DNA includes:
- a CDS encoding BamA/TamA family outer membrane protein — its product is MRTPRLHRVAFPLLALVIGLPTPSRGADRLRSFDLCPNGRVRLVAGKNLKFNNLEKIFICGDPKEKAWEHIPLSQAKFHLGTFLQSRGYFTPVFSEEGDGLVVYPGTRSRVSGFRAENAPPELKPKQRRLVRGRVLTPKFLDHMENWARSRLQARGYPCARVESRANIDSGEVVLEVDAGEKQVLGSIEVEPIDKMESGVLRRFDAFRFGKTYNNDWLALSERRIEENGLLQSSYFTPNCDKPPGPEGFSVTQHTFAGKPRLLHFGFGADTEEYVIVKGDWTHTRMTPKAWRFNVNVYASYKRQELNVSQAFYFFKPESRLHFLPLAKFEHRRETQYHYLSGDVQAAMATSWDWQNVGLELTAGPDLNYTDTFRGAQPGLTRFLTLEYDAKLTSHGFEFWQTSPRTGFYVRLQGGFGSSDLLSEISAQRFELDWQYLYTVKGWDPPLFILGLRGGFYGTFMDRNAENLAKLPPNYRYYLGGSSNLRGFEREELPGPDGALSAAFTSFELRVANWIPYGIQPLAFVDVGVLGDQAFRFDAPIYYSPGFGLRYESPVGVFRTTFAWGMKSSEADANPDNTHFQFFFGFGEEF
- the amrS gene encoding AmmeMemoRadiSam system radical SAM enzyme — protein: MPSTVPTKYWHRLEDGRIQCDTCPRFCRLNEGQRGLCFVRMRENDRIVLTTYGRSSGYCIDPIEKKPLNHFLPGTPVLSFGTAGCNLGCRFCQNWDISKSREIDTLSDEASPELIARVAESLGCRSVAFTYNDPVIFLEYAVDVAQACHERGIQAVAVTAGEICPEPRADFYRYMDAANVDLKGFTEEFYAKICSAKLEPVLETLQYLKHETKVWFEITTLLIPGLNDSDKEIEEETQWIRENLGPDVPLHFTAFHPDYKMLDRPPTPPATLTRARSIGLKNGLRYVYTGNVHDGDGGSTYCSACGKLLIGRDWFVLTAWNLDEQGRCKYCSTPLPGVFEAKPGRWGAKRVPVRLKDFEKRSLLVF